One segment of uncultured Methanobrevibacter sp. DNA contains the following:
- a CDS encoding TIGR01177 family methyltransferase, giving the protein MELLCIQSQEHPELPKAELKAVMDCENIDANLCVITDGLVILKDISNDKCGQYYEILTRRLGYTHEVHEIILTSSIDALNDDVSSVDWSKYIDETFAVRVKRFHSEIDTVATERKVGSLILENCDNIKVNLKKPKSLIRIVAFNDTVYVAIEKIKLNKKHFENSKPHKRPFFYPGSMSPKLARCMVNLSRVTEGDLVLDPFCGTGGILIEAGIIGCKVVGSDIYWKMKNGAAINLEHFGISDYRTFNLDVRELKMYEKVAAVVTDPPYGISTTTGDMDGDDIFKEFFKAIYDNMKDDAYLCMASPHYVDLKPIADEIGFEIVEQYGIKMHRSLTRIISVICKKFD; this is encoded by the coding sequence ATGGAATTATTATGTATTCAATCTCAAGAACATCCTGAACTGCCTAAAGCTGAATTGAAAGCAGTTATGGATTGTGAAAATATTGATGCTAATCTTTGTGTTATTACAGATGGATTGGTGATTTTAAAAGATATTTCAAATGATAAATGTGGGCAGTATTATGAAATCCTTACCCGAAGGTTAGGTTATACTCACGAAGTTCATGAAATCATTTTAACATCTTCAATCGATGCATTAAATGATGATGTTTCCTCTGTGGACTGGTCAAAGTATATTGATGAAACATTTGCCGTAAGGGTTAAAAGATTCCACTCAGAAATTGATACTGTAGCTACTGAAAGAAAAGTGGGGTCATTGATTTTAGAAAATTGCGATAATATAAAGGTAAATCTTAAAAAACCTAAATCCCTAATAAGAATTGTTGCATTTAATGATACAGTTTATGTAGCTATTGAAAAAATCAAATTAAATAAAAAACATTTTGAGAATAGCAAACCCCATAAAAGGCCATTCTTTTATCCTGGTTCAATGAGTCCGAAATTAGCAAGATGTATGGTAAATCTATCAAGAGTCACTGAAGGAGATTTGGTTCTAGATCCTTTTTGTGGAACTGGTGGAATATTAATCGAAGCTGGAATAATTGGTTGTAAAGTAGTCGGATCTGATATTTACTGGAAAATGAAAAATGGTGCAGCTATTAATTTGGAACATTTTGGAATTTCTGATTATAGAACATTCAATTTGGATGTGCGTGAACTTAAAATGTATGAAAAAGTGGCTGCTGTTGTTACTGATCCTCCCTATGGAATTTCCACCACTACTGGAGATATGGATGGTGATGATATTTTCAAGGAATTTTTCAAAGCAATATATGATAATATGAAAGATGATGCTTATCTTTGTATGGCAAGTCCTCATTATGTCGACTTAAAACCTATTGCTGATGAAATTGGATTTGAAATTGTTGAACAATATGGGATTAAAATGCATAGAAGTTTAACAAGAATTATTTCTGTTATCTGTAAAAAATTTGATTAA